The Salvia splendens isolate huo1 chromosome 21, SspV2, whole genome shotgun sequence genome includes a window with the following:
- the LOC121784558 gene encoding uncharacterized protein LOC121784558 isoform X2, with the protein MKPSGGSLTAAPQFSLPKAPQFWIQNGVFRLTADLKPLRRRRFSLRVLCRSGNSSGTTAPLPHTSQFGDLASETQSGVESLSFQVRSPFSPPNLTPRPRLSLGDQAFLLLTFIGCTTSVAFACLVAAAVPTLFAMRRAAISLSKLADTAREELPSTMAAVRLSGMEISDLTLELSDLSQEITDGVNKSAQVVQAAEAGARQIGSLAREQTMGAAKKTSRVVGKAAKTFLNYISPGEHSSADEYETES; encoded by the exons ATGAAACCCTCCGGCGGCTCACTAACAGCCGCCCCTCAATTTTCTCTTCCAAAGGCGCCTCAATTTTGGATCCAGAACGGCGTTTTCCGCCTCACGGCGGACCTGAAACCGCTCAGACGGCGGCGGTTCAGTCTCAGAGTTTTGTGCAGATCGGGAAATTCGAGTGGCACGACGGCGCCGTTGCCGCATACTTCTCAATTTGGGGATTTGGCGTCGGAGACGCAGAGCGGAGTTGAATCGTTGAGTTTTCAAGTGAGAAGCCCTTTTTCTCCACCTAATTTGACTCCGCGCCCTAGATTGAGCTTGGGCGATCAGGCTTTTTTGCTCCTTACCTTCATCGGTTGCACG ACTTCTGTTGCATTCGCTTGCCTTGTTGCCGCAGCTGTGCCAACGCTATTT gCAATGCGAAGGGCTGCTATATCTCTTTCAAAATTAGCTGATACTGCACGTGAGGAGCTCCCCAGTACAATGGCAGCTGTCAGGCTGTCTGGGATGGAAATCAGTGATCTCACACTGGAATTGAGTGACTTGAG CCAAGAAATAACAGACGGGGTCAACAAGTCTGCTCAAGTAGTGCAAGCAGCCGAAGCAGGAGCTCGTCAAATAGGTTCACTTGCTCGCGAACAAACAATGG GGGCTGCAAAGAAGACTTCTCGTGTTGTTGGTAAAGCAGCCAAAACTTTCTTGAACTACATATCGCCAGGCGAACACAGCTCAGCTGATGAATACGAGACAGAAAGTTGA
- the LOC121784445 gene encoding somatic embryogenesis receptor kinase 5-like codes for MQAKLSDFGLARMIGMEESKVFTDVRGTIGYMDPEYMSNAKLTSASDIYSFGIVMLQLLSGQRVIELDLDARDQLTRKAKDVNKQKRPLADFQDLKMKGNIVMVDFKSILQLAVLCVASSSTGRPSVDEVVEELEKALKNTQLQMYVGVYVIWNTKSLTRHLVGLQRQREKSSFEATPSKSPEVIHV; via the exons ATGCAAGCAAAGCTGTCTGATTTTGGTCTGGCTAGGATGATAGGTATGGAAGAGAGCAAAGTGTTTACCGATGTTCGAGGAACGATAGGATATATGGATCCTGAATATATGAGCAATGCCAAACTAACCAGTGCCAGCGACATCTACAGTTTTGGCATTGTCATGCTGCAGCTCTTATCCGGGCAGAGGGTCATCGAGCTCGATCTGGACGCAAGAGACCAGCTCACCAGGAAG GCAAAAGATGTGAACAAGCAAAAACGGCCACTAGCAGATTTTCAAGATCTTAAGATGAAAGGAAATATTGTGATGGTAGATTTTAAGTCCATACTGCAATTAGCAGTGCTCTGTGTGGCAAGTTCCAGCACCGGCCGCCCAAGCGTAGATGAGGTTGTAGAAGAGCTCGAGAAGGCTTTGAAAAACACACAGCTGCAAATG TATGTAGGTGTGTATGTTATTTGGAATACGAAATCACTAACGAGGCACTTGGTTGGCTTGCAGAGACAAAGGGAAAAGAGTTCATTTGAAGCAACACCCTCGAAATCACCAGAAGTGATTCATGTGTGA
- the LOC121784558 gene encoding uncharacterized protein LOC121784558 isoform X3, with the protein MKPSGGSLTAAPQFSLPKAPQFWIQNGVFRLTADLKPLRRRRFSLRVLCRSGNSSGTTAPLPHTSQFGDLASETQSGVESLSFQVRSPFSPPNLTPRPRLSLGDQAFLLLTFIGCTTSVAFACLVAAAVPTLFAMRRAAISLSKLADTAREELPSTMAAVRLSGMEISDLTLELSDLSQEITDGVNKSAQVVQAAEAGARQIGSLAREQTMGKS; encoded by the exons ATGAAACCCTCCGGCGGCTCACTAACAGCCGCCCCTCAATTTTCTCTTCCAAAGGCGCCTCAATTTTGGATCCAGAACGGCGTTTTCCGCCTCACGGCGGACCTGAAACCGCTCAGACGGCGGCGGTTCAGTCTCAGAGTTTTGTGCAGATCGGGAAATTCGAGTGGCACGACGGCGCCGTTGCCGCATACTTCTCAATTTGGGGATTTGGCGTCGGAGACGCAGAGCGGAGTTGAATCGTTGAGTTTTCAAGTGAGAAGCCCTTTTTCTCCACCTAATTTGACTCCGCGCCCTAGATTGAGCTTGGGCGATCAGGCTTTTTTGCTCCTTACCTTCATCGGTTGCACG ACTTCTGTTGCATTCGCTTGCCTTGTTGCCGCAGCTGTGCCAACGCTATTT gCAATGCGAAGGGCTGCTATATCTCTTTCAAAATTAGCTGATACTGCACGTGAGGAGCTCCCCAGTACAATGGCAGCTGTCAGGCTGTCTGGGATGGAAATCAGTGATCTCACACTGGAATTGAGTGACTTGAG CCAAGAAATAACAGACGGGGTCAACAAGTCTGCTCAAGTAGTGCAAGCAGCCGAAGCAGGAGCTCGTCAAATAGGTTCACTTGCTCGCGAACAAACAATGG GAAAGAGCTAG
- the LOC121784558 gene encoding uncharacterized protein LOC121784558 isoform X1, translated as MKPSGGSLTAAPQFSLPKAPQFWIQNGVFRLTADLKPLRRRRFSLRVLCRSGNSSGTTAPLPHTSQFGDLASETQSGVESLSFQVRSPFSPPNLTPRPRLSLGDQAFLLLTFIGCTTSVAFACLVAAAVPTLFAMRRAAISLSKLADTAREELPSTMAAVRLSGMEISDLTLELSDLSQEITDGVNKSAQVVQAAEAGARQIGSLAREQTMAMIQERASLPIISLQPVVAGAAKKTSRVVGKAAKTFLNYISPGEHSSADEYETES; from the exons ATGAAACCCTCCGGCGGCTCACTAACAGCCGCCCCTCAATTTTCTCTTCCAAAGGCGCCTCAATTTTGGATCCAGAACGGCGTTTTCCGCCTCACGGCGGACCTGAAACCGCTCAGACGGCGGCGGTTCAGTCTCAGAGTTTTGTGCAGATCGGGAAATTCGAGTGGCACGACGGCGCCGTTGCCGCATACTTCTCAATTTGGGGATTTGGCGTCGGAGACGCAGAGCGGAGTTGAATCGTTGAGTTTTCAAGTGAGAAGCCCTTTTTCTCCACCTAATTTGACTCCGCGCCCTAGATTGAGCTTGGGCGATCAGGCTTTTTTGCTCCTTACCTTCATCGGTTGCACG ACTTCTGTTGCATTCGCTTGCCTTGTTGCCGCAGCTGTGCCAACGCTATTT gCAATGCGAAGGGCTGCTATATCTCTTTCAAAATTAGCTGATACTGCACGTGAGGAGCTCCCCAGTACAATGGCAGCTGTCAGGCTGTCTGGGATGGAAATCAGTGATCTCACACTGGAATTGAGTGACTTGAG CCAAGAAATAACAGACGGGGTCAACAAGTCTGCTCAAGTAGTGCAAGCAGCCGAAGCAGGAGCTCGTCAAATAGGTTCACTTGCTCGCGAACAAACAATGG CCATGATTCAGGAAAGAGCTAGCCTGCCTATCATCTCACTACAACCGGTTGTGGCAGGGGCTGCAAAGAAGACTTCTCGTGTTGTTGGTAAAGCAGCCAAAACTTTCTTGAACTACATATCGCCAGGCGAACACAGCTCAGCTGATGAATACGAGACAGAAAGTTGA
- the LOC121784446 gene encoding wall-associated receptor kinase-like 21 produces the protein MIGLAAIITLIKYVTKNEKQKKRKSPETKGVPDIPGLYKFSKAEIDSAINHGGKKKCLGRGSAGLVYKGVLPSGQLVAIKQIYKSNTSDSFTREIEGLSRVRHPNLVCLFGCCIEDGEQYLVYEYCPHGNLAHHLLRTSFLVFLFLLLETSFILLMTVRMCREGHCPNVGGPSENPEGMRVGS, from the coding sequence ATGATCGGCTTAGCTGCAATCATAACGCTGATAAAATACGTAACCAAGAATGAAAAGCAAAAGAAGAGGAAATCACCAGAAACAAAAGGCGTGCCGGATATCCCTGGCCTCTACAAATTCTCAAAGGCGGAGATTGACAGTGCGATAAACCACGGAGGCAAGAAGAAGTGCTTAGGAAGAGGCAGTGCAGGCCTGGTTTACAAGGGTGTACTTCCCAGTGGGCAGTTGGTGGCAATCAAGCAGATATACAAGAGCAACACGTCTGATTCGTTCACCCGGGAAATAGAGGGCCTTTCGAGGGTCAGGCATCCGAATCTCGTATGTCTCTTTGGCTGCTGCATAGAGGATGGGGAGCAGTACCTCGTGTACGAGTACTGCCCTCACGGGAACCTTGCTCATCATCTTCTACGTACGTCATTTCTCGTTTTTCTGTTTTTGCTCTTGGAAACATCATTCATCTTGCTCATGACCGTTCGAATGTGCAGGGAAGGACACTGTCCTAATGTGGGAGGACCGAGTGAGAATCCTGAGGGAATGCGCGTTGGCTCTTAG